GGAGAGAGCCTGTCCTGGGGAGCCTCATGGTTCCTGGTAGGCCGGGTTAGGGTATAATAGGCGTTCCGATCCTCAGCCCCGCGCGAGATTCCCATGGAACCCACCTCCCCCGACCAGCCGGACGGAATCTCCGTGGTCGTCCCCGTCTACAACAGCGAGACGTCGCTGCCGGAGCTCGCTCGGCGGCTCCTGGCCGTCCTCGCAGGACTCTCTTCCGCGCACGAGGTGATCTTCGTCGACGACGGCAGTCAGGACCGGAGCGGCTCGGTCCTACAGGACCTGGCCCGGCGGCACCCCGCCATACGCGCCATCCCGCTGATGCGCAACTACGGGCAGCACAATGCGCTCCTGTGCGGGATCCGCTCCGCGCGGTACGGCACCACCGTGACGATCGACGACGACCTGCAGAACCCTCCGGAAGAGATCCCCAAGCTGTTGTCGCGGCTGAAGGAAGGCTGCGACGTGGTCTACGGCACACCGGCCCGGGAGACACATTCCGGCTGGAGGAATGCCGCCTCGCTGATGACCAAATGGACCCTCCAGCACGCCATGGGAGCCGAGGTCGCCGGCAGCGTCAGCGCCTTCCGCGTCTTCCGGACTCCTCTGCGGGACGCTTTTTCCCACTTTGCGGGTTCGCGCTTATCCATCGACGTGCTGCTGACCTGGGGGACGACCCGCTTCACGACGGTAGCCGTGGCGCACGAGCCGCGCCGCCACGGCACCTCGCAATACACCTTCTTCAAGCTCATGACCCACGCCGCCAACATGCTGTTGGGCTTCAGCACCTGGCCGCTGCGGGTCACCACCGCGCTGGGCCTGCTCCTCTCAGGATTCGGGGTCTGCGTGCTGGGCTACGTGATCGGCCGGTACTGGATCAATCACGGCAGCGTCCCGGGCTTCCCGTTCCTGGCCTGCATCATCGCGATCTTCTCCGGCGCCCAGCTCCTCTGCATCGGCATCATCGGCGAGTACCTCGCGCGCATCTACGCGCGCACCATGGATCAGCCTGCATACGTGCCGCGCGGGCCCGAGCCTCCCACGCTGCGATGAGGAAGCGCGCGGCTGGCGGCAGTCCCGCAGTCCTCTCACCCTTGGACCAGAAGCGCTTCGGCGTCAGGACCGCGAAGGCGGCTGACTTCAACTCCGCGCAGTGGCCTCGGCTGAGCTCGTTCTGTAGGGACAAGGGAGTCGAATTCTGCATCGCGCGCTGCTCGGCCGATGACCTCGATGCGGCGCGGACGCTCGAGGCGCAGGGGTTCCGCCTGGCGGACACCCTCGTCTATTATCAGCGGCTTCTGCCGGGCGGGCTCGACGGGGTCCCCGAGCCGTCCATCGAGGTGCGCCCCCTGCGCAGGGGCGAGGAAAGGCCGGTCCGCGAGCTCGCGCGCCGGGCTTTCCGCGGCTACCCGGGCCACTACCGATGCGATGGGCGCCTGCCCCGGCGCGCCTGCGACGAGGTCTATGCGGACTGGGCTTATCGTGAAGCCCGGGCGCATCATCGCGGCGAGCGCTGCGTGCGGGTGGCCGAGCGCAACGGACATGTCGCCGGGTTCCTTTCCATCCGCTTCAACAGCCCGCAGGAAGCCGAAGGGGTCCTCTTCGCGGTCTGCCCCCGGCTCGGGCGCCAGGGGGTAGGGCAGACCCTGATGCGCGACGGCGTCGCTTTCTGCGCGGGCCGGAGAGCGCGGCGCATGATCATCTCGACCCAGGTCACGAACCTGCGCTCGCAGAGATGCTGGATCCGCTGCGGCTTCGAGCCGCTGCGCTTCGTCCACACCTTCCACAAGTGGTTCGACCGATGAAGGTCCCCTTCAACAAGCCCGCAGTGCTGGGCCGCGAATTCCGCTACATCCGCGACGCGGTCCGGCGCGGCCAGCTCTCCGGCGACGGCTACTACACCGGGCGGTGTTCCCGGCTCCTTGAGGACCGGCTGGGCGCGCGCCGGGTCCTATTGACGCCCTCCTGCACCCATGCTCTGGAGCTGGCGGGGCTCCTGCTGGACCTGAAGCGCGGAGACGAGGTGATCCTTCCCACCTTCACCTTCCCCTCCACTGCCAACGCCTTCGTCCTCCGTGGGGCGGTCCCCCGTCTTGTCGACATCCGGCCTGACACCCTGAACATGGATGAGAGGCTCCTGGAAGGTGCGCTCTCGCCCCGCAGCCGGGCCGTCTGTCCCGTGCACTACGCGGGCGTCCCCTGCCGGATGGACCTCATCTGCCGTTGGGCGAGCCGCCGCGGCCTCGCCGTCGTTGAGGACGCAGCCCAGGCTTTGGGCGCCTCCTGCGCCGGCCGCCCCGCGGCGGCCTGGGGGTCGCTCAACGCTCTGAGCTTCCACGAGACCAAGAACTGCGCCTGCGGCGAAGGGGGAGCGCTGGTCATCACCGAGCCCAGCCTCGTCGAGCGCGCCGAGATCATGCGCCAGAAGGGGACCGACCGCGCGCAGTTCCTGCGCGGGATGGTCGACAAATACTCCTGGGTGGACGTGGGCTCGTCTTATGTCCCCTCGGAACTCCAGGCCGCATATCTGCTGGCCCAACTGGAGAGACTGTCCTCCGTGCTCAAGACCCGCCGGAGGCTTTTCGACACCTACCGCCGGGCCCTGTCCCGGCACCAGGCCAGCGGGCGGCTGCAACTGCCGTCGATCCCGGCCGGCAGCCGCTCGTCATACCACCTCTTCCACATCCTCCTGGAGGACGAACGCGACCGGGACCGGGTCATGGCGGGGCTGCAGAAGCGAGGGATCCTGGCCATCTTCCATTACGTCCCCCTTCACCTCTCGAAGATGGGACGCCGCTTCGGCTATCGGCCGGGCCAGTTCCCGGTGGCGGAATCGGCCAGCGGGAGGCTGCTGCGCCTGCCGATGTACAACGCGATGAGCGAGCGAGAGCAGGGCGCCGTGATCCGGACGCTGGAAGCCCTGCTCTAGCGGATCAGGGCTTGGCCTGGGCCGGCTCCTTGGGCTTCTCGGCGCGCAGGATGCCCTCGACCTCGATGGCGAGTTGGACCTGCTCTCCGACCATCAGGCCGCCGGCTTCCATGACCTTGTTCCAGGCCAGGCCGAAGTCCTTGCGATTGAGGCTCCCCGTGGCGGAGCAGGCCGCGCGGTGCCCGCCCCAGGGGTCGTTGACCTCGCCGCCGAAGACCGCGTCGAGCTTGACCGGCTTGGTCACGCCGTGCATGGTGAGCTCGCCCTCCATGACGAACTTGTCGCCCTTCATCTTGGAGATCCTGGTGCTCACGAACTTGAGTTCCGGATACTTCCCGACGTCGAAGAAGTCCGGGCTCTTGAGGTGCTTGTCTCGGGCCTCGATGCCGGTGTCGATGCTGGCTGCATCGATGACCGCTTCCACGCGGGCCGCGGCGGACTCGTGCTTGTCCAGCGTGACCGTTCCCTTGAATTTGGCGAACTTGCCGGGGACCGTGGTGATGCCCAGGTGCTTGATCTTGAAGCCCACCGTGGAATGGGCCGGGTCGATGTCATAGACCTCGGCCGCGCCCGCCCAGGACGCGCCCAGCGCCAGCGTGACCAGCCATATCGACTTTCTCATATCACTCCCCCTCTCCGCGAATTAGTGTCAGCGCTGGTAGATGGTCTTCCACCAGGTGCGTAGTCCCTCCCACTTCCCTCTAGCGAACACGCGCTTGAGGGCCTGTCCAAGCCTCTTGCCGGTCTTGGTCTGGAGCCGCCTGACGTTGGACTCGACCCACTCGCGCGCGACCGTCTTCTCCTGCCAGAAATACTCCAAAGCCTGGATCGCGCATTCCAGATAGTCGGCGTCCCGAGCGGCCCTGGCCTCGGGGCTGCGGCCCGCGCTCCACTCGCGACCCAGCGCCTCGATGCGCGCGCGGCCGCGGCCTTCAGGCAGGCAGGCGTTCTGTTCGTCCCGGGCGCGGGCTTCATCAGCGGAGAGATTCTTCCAATAGCGCTTGACCACGGCATGGGCGTCGCCTATGCGCGCCTCGGGCAGGTCGTGGAACAAGCCCAGGGATGCCGCTTTGTAAGGGTCCGCGCCCTCCTCGCCCGCGATGTAGAAGGCCAGAAGCGACATGCGGTGGGAGTGCTCGGCGACGCTCTCGGGATCCTTGACCCCGGAGCACCACCAACCGGTGCGCTTGACGCGCTTGAGGAGTCCGGCCTCCACGGCCCACTGCAGTATCCGCTCTTCCCTGTTCATGGGCATATGATATCATTCCCTCGTGACCGACAAGGAGTCCAAGGCCGGCTTCGTCGTGCTGCTGGGGCGGCCCAACGCGGGCAAGTCCACCCTCCTCAACGCCCTGCTGAAATCCAAGCTCTCCATCGTCTCGCCCAAGCCGCAGACCACGCGCCACCGCATCCTGGGCATCCTCGACGGGGACGGTTTCCAGGCCTGCCTGGTCGACACCCCCGGCCTCATCGAGAACCCCAAGGATCCGCTCCAGAACTGCCTGCGCCGCCAGGCCATGGGCGCGGCCCACGAGGACCCGGACATCATGGTGCTCGTCGTCGAGCCGGCGATGCCGTCCGAGGACCTGCTGCGCGAGCTGGCGGCCCTGAACCGGGGCGGCAAGCCCTTCCTCCTGGTCCTCAACAAGGCCGACCTGCCGGCCCCGGCCGGCGCTCAGGACCGGGTCCTGCAGGCCTACGCGGAGGCTCTCAAGCCTACGGCCGCATTCAAGATCTCCGCGCTCAAGAAAGACGGCGTCGCGGACCTGCTCAAGAAGATCGTGGAGCTGCTGCCCGTGTCCCCGCCGTTCTACGAGCCGGGCCAGTACACGGACCGCTACGAGCGCTTCTTCGCGGCGGAGATCGTGCGCGAAGCCGTCTTCGACCTCTACGGCGAGGAGATCCCTCATGCCACGGCCGTGGTCATCGAACAATTTCGCGAAGTCCCGGACGCGCCGGACCAGATCAACGCGACGCTCTACGTGGAGCGCGACACCCAGAAGGGGATCATCATCGGCAAGGGCGGCAAGGCTCTGCGCCAGCTGCAGGACCAGGCCCTGCAGGGCATCGTCGACTTCCTGGGCCGGCCCGCGGACCTGGAGGTCTGGGTCAAGGTGCGCAAGAACTGGCGCAAGGACCCCCGGTCGCTGAAGGAGTTCGGCTACCTGTCGTGACGGGCCAGGTCACTGGAAGCGCATGGCCCTGAAGACGTTCTTGTAGCCGTCGCTCCAGGCCCGGCTCGGGTCGGCCCGCAACGGGGACCAGCCGGCGCTGCGCAGCTTCGCGGCCAAGCTTTCGTCCGACGTCGCGGCGAACCACTGCGAGCCATGCAGGTAGGGGCTGTCGCCGCCCTCCGCCGCGGGGTCGGAATCCTTGGCGAAGCCCGCCATCCCGAGGGCCTGGGTGTCGGCCGCCAGCACGGGCGGAAGGAAGAAATAATTGCTGGAGCAATGGATGACCAGCATGCCGCCGTCTTTGAGCTTGGCCCGGTACAGCTGCATGGCCTCCGAAGTCAGGAGATGGAACGGGATATTGGCGCCGTTGAACGCGTCCAACAGGATCAGGTCCAGGCTCAGGGGCGGCTCTTTGGCGAGGGTCATGCGGGCGTCCCCGACCAGATACCGGAGCTCCGCCTGGCTGTCGGCCAGGAAAGTGAAGTGCTTGCGCGCCAGCTCTATGACGTCCGGGTCGAGCTCATAGATGCTCCACCGGCTGCCCGGGCGGGCGTAGGGCAGCAGGTCTCCCGCGCCCAAGCCCACGAGCGCCACATCGCGGGCGGCCGCGCTGATCGCGAAAACGTCGCGGACCGGGGAATTGGCTCCATAATAGAGCAGCGGCGTGCTCCTCTTGCCCTCGGCGAGGTACTGCATCCCGTGGGGCGTGGCTCCGTGGCTCATGATGCGCATCCCGCGGGCCAGATCGTCCTTCACATGATAGACGCCGTAGAAATTGCGCAGGGCCTCGACGGTCTTGGGGCCCGGGACCGGGCGATTGGAGATGAGGACGCCTATGAGCACTATGGCCGCGGCGGCGGCGTATTTCCTGCCGCCCGCGAGCCTGCGCACGAAGAACAGGAGCAGCGCGCAGGCCGCGAACATGATGAGGACCGCGTCGATGTCCGCATATCGCGCGAAGACATGCCGCGCCAGGATGGGAAGGCCCAGGCAGATCACGGCGGTGCCGCAGAGCCCGCCGGCGGCGATGTAAAGATAGTATCGGGAGAGGAGGCCGTGCCCGGGCTTGATGCCATAGAGCTCCCGGTGCAGGAACAAGCAGCCGAGCATGAGGGCCAGGTTCGACATGCAGACGATCATAAGGCTCGCGGTCACATGGGGAGCCTTCGCCAAATAGAGAGCCGCCGCCGCCGCCAGCAGGAACGCCGAGCCCAGGATGTGCTTTTTATGGGGGGTCTCCAGGAAATAGGCGGCGAAAGAGAGCAGGTAGATGAGCAGCGGGACCATCCAAGTCAGGGGCATGGGGGAGGTCATGGTGTTGACGTAATTGGTGGCCGTGATCAGGGCCGCCGAGGTGGTGGCCGGCAGGAGGAACCAGAGGAAGGCGGCCTGGGACGGCTTGATGTCGTCGAAAGGTCCAGCCGCCTCCGGCAGTCTCTGATACTTCTGTCTCAGAAGGGGCAGGAACGCGGCGATGTAGGCCACGAAGAGCAGGCGCCAAAGCAGATAGATGGTCTTCAGATTGAAAGCCGGCTCCAAGACCAAGGGATAGGAAAGCAAGCCGAGCACCGAGCCCAGATTGGACCAGCCGTAGATGGAGTAGGGGCTGCGGCACTTGCTTTCAGGGGTCTGCGCGTAGAGCGCCTGGGCCATGGTCGAGGTCGCCGAGAGGAGCAGGAAGGGCAGGCCCAGGAAGATGGCCAGCCTGAACAGCATGTCGGCTGCCGGCTGTCCGGTCCAGGCGTGCCGGGGGAAGCGCCAAGGCATGACCACGGCCGACAACGCCAGCAGGCTGAGATGCAGCCTGACGAAGCGCTCGGATGATATCCGCCGGGGGATGAAGTAGGCGTAGAGGTAGCCGAGGAACAGCAGGCCCTGGAAGAAGAGCAGGCAGGTCGTCCAGATCTGGTAGCCCCCGCCGTAGATCGGCAGCACGAGCTGGCCGCTGATCAGCTCGACCTGGAACAGGAGGAAGGCCCCCAGGAAGGCCAGGACGGAATACCGGGCCATGGTACGAGCATGTTACCATAATGCCGGAGGCCGGCTGAGGACTTACCGAGGCGGGTTGGCGAAGTTGTCGCCCATGACCCGGGCAAAGGCCGCCTGCAGGTCGAACATCCGGTAGCCGCACTGCGCCGGGGGCTCGCCCGAGCTCCCGTCCGAGACCCACAGGATCGGGCAGTGCGCCTGATAGCGTTTGTACTCCCGGATCGCCGCTTCGGAGATGTGCTCCTCGCGCAGGGCCGGCTGATCCTCCGGAGCGCCCGGCGCCGAGGCCGCCGCGCTCCGCGGGGTGAAGAAGCGCACCTGCGCCTCCACGAAGCGGGAGAAGCTCTCCGGCGCGTCGCGGAGCACGACGAACACGTCCGTGACCTGGCCGTCATCGAACTGAGGCGCCGCCAGGACGAAGTAGCGGAACCGGGTGGGGTTCTCCTCCGCGGTCCGGCTCAGGATGCGGCGCAGGCGCTCGTAGAACGCGGGGCCCAGCTTGTCGAGGCAGACCCCCCGCCGCGCCATGTTGACCAGGAGGAACGACTCGAAATCCTTCACGTCCTGCTCGCCGCGGCCCTCTTCCAGGGTCGCCGACCTCATCTCCTTCTCCCCGACCCTGATGACCACGCCCGGGTCCGGAGCGGGGATGTCCGCGCTCCGAACGGCCATGGGAAGCCCCAAGACCAGCATCAAGGACCACAGGCGCATACTATGCATATAGGGGCCCAAAGGCCCGCGGACAAAGGCCGGAGGGCCCCCGCAAGCCTAGGTCCAAAGGCCCAGGCTTGCAGGCTGCTGATAAAGTCCGTTCTGCGAGCGCCCGGCGGCCGTTTGCCGGCCGTAAGGAAATCCGTCCGGCCGGTACCTGCGGGACTTCCGATACCGCAGGTGCCGGGCGCAACCGACGCGCGCACCTGCCCGTAAGGAAGGCGGGCAGGTGCCGTGCGGCAATAGCGCACGGAAGCGCGGCGGCAGGACCCATCCGATAGGTCGAACGAAGGATGGCGCCCCTGCCCGTAAGGAAAACGGGGGCAGGGACCTGGCGACACGGCGTTCTCCTTTTCGCCAGGCCTTCGGCGCGACTGGCGAGCCTTCGGCTCGCCAGTTCGTTTTTTGGACCGTATACACACTGTGTCCGGACACAGTGTGTATACGGCATGCGAGCGGAGATCTCTGGCGGGTTTGTCAGCAGCCTGCTAGGCCGGCTTGGCCGGGGCCGAGGCGGGGGCAGGAGGCTGAGCTTGAGCCTGGGCCGGCTTCTCCTTCTCGGCCGCCGGGGGAGGCTCCTCGACGACCCGCATGGCGTTGCGGTCGATGTAGGTGTAGTGCTCCATGGCCGCCTCGTACTGGTCGAGGTAGTCCACGCCCTCGCGCGGCTTGATGGTCCCGGCCTTGACCAGGTTCTCTATCTGGTCCTTCATCAGCTTGATGAGCTCCGCGTCGAGGTACTGCACGCTGGTGAGCACGTCCTTGACCGTCTGGCCGTGCACGACCTCTTCCAGGTAATAGCCGCCCGGCTCGTCGGCGTCCTCGAAGACGTGCACCTCGTTGACGCGGCCGAAGAGGTTGTGGATGTCGCCCATGGTCGCCTGGTAGGCGCCCATGAGGAAGAACCCCAGGTAGTAAGGCTCGCCGTTGCGCAAGGGATGCAGGGGCAGGGCCCCGCCGGTCTTGCGGTGGCAGGCGAACTGGATGATCTTGCCGTCGGAGTCGCAGGTGATGTCGACCAAGGCCGCGCGCTGGTCCGGCTCCTCCTGCAGGCGGTGCAGGGGCATGATGGGGAAGAGCTGGCCGATGGCCCAGGAATCCGGCAAAGACTGGAAGACCGAGAAATTGCACAGATATTGGGAGCGCACGGTCTTGATCATGTCCAGGATGTCTTCCGAGATGTACTTGGCCTTGGGCAGGTGCTTGTCGATCTCCCGGCAGATCAGCCAGAAGAGGTTCTCCACCTTGGCCTTGTCCTCCAGCTCCAGATAGCCCAGCTTGAACATGGAGAAGGCCTCTTCCCGGCGCTGGACCGCGTCGTGGTAGCTCTCGGCCAGGTTCTTGGGGTTGAGCTCCTTCAAGGTCAGGCGCATCTCCGTGACCGGCTCGGCCTCCTTCTCCGTCTGAGGCAGCTCCACGGGCGTGGCCCCGGAATCGATGATGCCCACCGCGTCGACCACCATCAGGGAATGGTGCGCCACGATGGAGCGCCCGGACTCGGTCACGATGTTGGGCTCCGGGACCTTCTCCTGCTTGCAGACCTCCTTGATGGTGTAGACCAGGCCGTTGACGTACTCGCGCGGGGTGTAGTTGGTGGAGCTGTCCACGGCCGTGTGCGAGCCGTCGTAGTCGACGCCCAGGCCGCCGCCGCAGTCGAGATACTCGATGTCGAGCTTCTTCTTGCGGAGCTTCGCGTAGACGCGCGCGCCTTCCTTGACCGCGTCCTTGATGACCTGGATGTCCGAGACCTGGGAGCCGATGTGGAAATGCAGGAGCTTGACGCAGTCGCCCATCCCGGCCGCGGCGAAGGCCTCCACCGCGCCCAGCAGTTCCGGAGAGGACAGGCCGAACTTGGAGGTGTGGCCCGCCGAGTACTTCCAGCGGCCGGTGCCCTGCGTCTGCAGTTTCGAGCGCAGGCCGATCAAAGGCCTGACCCCCGTATCCCGCGAGGCCTTGAGCAGCAGAGCGATCTCGCTGGGCTTCTCGATGACCACGATGACCTTCTTGCCGAGCTTCACGCCCAGCAAGGCCAGGCGCATCATGGACTCGTCCTTGTAGCCGTTGAGGATGGTCAAGGACTCCGGGCCGTTCATGGCCAGGACGGCGAGGAGCTCTCCTTTACTGCCGGCTTCGAGTCCGTATTGGTAGGGCTGGCCGGCGTCAAGGATCTCCTCGACCACCTCGCAGAGCTGGTTGACCTTGATCGGGTAGACGCCGTAATAGCGGCCCTTGTACTTATGGTCCTCGATGGCCTTGCGGAAGCTCTCGTTCAAGAGCGTCACACGGTGGCGCAGGATGTCCTGGAAGCGGAACAGGACCGGCAGCCGGATGCCGCGCGCGATGACGTCGTCGACGACCTTCTTGACGTCGATGGAGAGCTCGGCGCTGCGCCGGGGATGGACGATGAGGTTGCCCTCGCTGTTGATGTCGAAGTACTTGAGGCTCCAGCCGTCGAGGTTGTAGAGCTTGGCGCTGTCGTCGGTCGTCCAGGGCTTGGCCATCGCAGTCAGTATATCAATTACGCGCCGAAGGGCGAGATATGCCCCGGGTAGCCGTCTTTCCAGGGAGCGCGCAGGCCGGCTCTGGCGAACTGCCTCAGGTCCCACAGGTCGGGCTCGGCAGCCGCCGCCTTGTAGAGCTCCACGGCCTCCGGGCGCCGGCCCATGAGGTCGAGGAGGTTGCCGGCGCGGATCTCGGCCCAGACGCCCCAGCGCGTGATCTTGCCGTCGATGCGGATATCTTGGGCGGCGCGCAGGGCCGTGAGAGCCTCCTGGCGGCGACCCGCGGCCCAGAGCGTGGTGCCCTGGATCACCAGAGCCTTGGCCAGTTGCAGGGAGTCATATTCGCCGCTGCGCGCCCGCTCCAGGAACCCGTCCACGTCGGCCAGGACCTCGGGGTAGCGGCCGGCCTCGTAGTTCGCCACGAAATCGATGTCCTGGACCATGGCCGAGTCCGGGTAGCGCTGGCGCACCTCGGCGCTGAGCCGGGTGGCTTCGGACGGGTCGCGCAGGCCCCACTGGTCCTCGAGCAATATCTCGCACAGGATCATCTTGGAGACGACCTGGCTGAAGGTCCCGCTCCGGGCCGAGCGCTTGAGCTCGTCGATGCCGCGCTCGCGGTTGCCGCGCAGGAAGAGCTTGGCCAACACGCGCACGAAGCGCGGGTAGGCGTCCGAATAATAGTCGTACATGCCCAGGCCCAGCCAGGGGTCGCCCATGGATGGATCCAGCAGGGCGGCCTTCTTGAGGTGCGCGACCGCGGTACGGCCATGCCAATAGGCCTTGAGCCATTGGTGGCGCACGGCGAGCAGGCGCGCCGAGACCCCGTAGGCCGCGCCCAGGGCCATGAAGCCCTCCGCGTCCCGGGGATGCTTCTTGACCCAGGCCGTGCCCTTGACGATGGCGTCATCGGTCCGCTTGGCGAAGGTGGCCAGCAGGGCCGGGTCGGCCTGCTCGGCTCCGTAGATGTACTGGATCATGGAGACCGCGGCCAAGCCGAAGTGGCCGTAAGGATGGTCCGGCTCCAGGGCGATGACGCCGCGCACCGCGGCGTCGGCCTCGCTCCACTTCATGGAATAAAGGAGGTCGAGCGCGTTCTGCAGCTGGCGGTCCATCTCCGGGGGGATGGCCCGGGCGCAGGCGGGCAGCAAGAGCAGCAGGCAGAGAGCTCGGCGCAGGTGTCTCATCATGCGAGAATAAGGATTCTAGCGGAGACCTCGCCTATTGTCAATGATGGTCATCGAGTCTGCTGGAGGCCTCCGAAAGAGACGATGCCCCAGGCCGCCGTGGCCGCGCAGAAGAACAGCACCGCGGCCAGGTCCAGGCCGGGGGGCAGCACGCTCCAGCCGAGCAGGACCCAGCGCATGAGATCGACGCAGTAGGTGAAGGGATCGCAGTACGCGGCCAGGCGCAGCGCCGGCCCGCTCTGCGTGAGGTCGAAGAGGGCGCCGCCGAAGAAGAACATGGGCCAGGTCAGGAAGCTCATGACCAGGCCGAAGCCCTCCATGCTGTTCATGCGCGCGCCGATGCCCAGGCCGACGTTGACCAGCAGGAACGAGAAGAGCGCGGCCAAGGCCACCGCGCCCGCGATCTTGAGCGGCCCCAGA
The DNA window shown above is from Elusimicrobiota bacterium and carries:
- a CDS encoding glycosyltransferase family 2 protein, coding for MEPTSPDQPDGISVVVPVYNSETSLPELARRLLAVLAGLSSAHEVIFVDDGSQDRSGSVLQDLARRHPAIRAIPLMRNYGQHNALLCGIRSARYGTTVTIDDDLQNPPEEIPKLLSRLKEGCDVVYGTPARETHSGWRNAASLMTKWTLQHAMGAEVAGSVSAFRVFRTPLRDAFSHFAGSRLSIDVLLTWGTTRFTTVAVAHEPRRHGTSQYTFFKLMTHAANMLLGFSTWPLRVTTALGLLLSGFGVCVLGYVIGRYWINHGSVPGFPFLACIIAIFSGAQLLCIGIIGEYLARIYARTMDQPAYVPRGPEPPTLR
- a CDS encoding GNAT family N-acetyltransferase, with the translated sequence MRKRAAGGSPAVLSPLDQKRFGVRTAKAADFNSAQWPRLSSFCRDKGVEFCIARCSADDLDAARTLEAQGFRLADTLVYYQRLLPGGLDGVPEPSIEVRPLRRGEERPVRELARRAFRGYPGHYRCDGRLPRRACDEVYADWAYREARAHHRGERCVRVAERNGHVAGFLSIRFNSPQEAEGVLFAVCPRLGRQGVGQTLMRDGVAFCAGRRARRMIISTQVTNLRSQRCWIRCGFEPLRFVHTFHKWFDR
- the rffA gene encoding dTDP-4-amino-4,6-dideoxygalactose transaminase, producing MKVPFNKPAVLGREFRYIRDAVRRGQLSGDGYYTGRCSRLLEDRLGARRVLLTPSCTHALELAGLLLDLKRGDEVILPTFTFPSTANAFVLRGAVPRLVDIRPDTLNMDERLLEGALSPRSRAVCPVHYAGVPCRMDLICRWASRRGLAVVEDAAQALGASCAGRPAAAWGSLNALSFHETKNCACGEGGALVITEPSLVERAEIMRQKGTDRAQFLRGMVDKYSWVDVGSSYVPSELQAAYLLAQLERLSSVLKTRRRLFDTYRRALSRHQASGRLQLPSIPAGSRSSYHLFHILLEDERDRDRVMAGLQKRGILAIFHYVPLHLSKMGRRFGYRPGQFPVAESASGRLLRLPMYNAMSEREQGAVIRTLEALL
- a CDS encoding YceI family protein — translated: MRKSIWLVTLALGASWAGAAEVYDIDPAHSTVGFKIKHLGITTVPGKFAKFKGTVTLDKHESAAARVEAVIDAASIDTGIEARDKHLKSPDFFDVGKYPELKFVSTRISKMKGDKFVMEGELTMHGVTKPVKLDAVFGGEVNDPWGGHRAACSATGSLNRKDFGLAWNKVMEAGGLMVGEQVQLAIEVEGILRAEKPKEPAQAKP
- a CDS encoding HD domain-containing protein encodes the protein MNREERILQWAVEAGLLKRVKRTGWWCSGVKDPESVAEHSHRMSLLAFYIAGEEGADPYKAASLGLFHDLPEARIGDAHAVVKRYWKNLSADEARARDEQNACLPEGRGRARIEALGREWSAGRSPEARAARDADYLECAIQALEYFWQEKTVAREWVESNVRRLQTKTGKRLGQALKRVFARGKWEGLRTWWKTIYQR
- the era gene encoding GTPase Era; protein product: MTDKESKAGFVVLLGRPNAGKSTLLNALLKSKLSIVSPKPQTTRHRILGILDGDGFQACLVDTPGLIENPKDPLQNCLRRQAMGAAHEDPDIMVLVVEPAMPSEDLLRELAALNRGGKPFLLVLNKADLPAPAGAQDRVLQAYAEALKPTAAFKISALKKDGVADLLKKIVELLPVSPPFYEPGQYTDRYERFFAAEIVREAVFDLYGEEIPHATAVVIEQFREVPDAPDQINATLYVERDTQKGIIIGKGGKALRQLQDQALQGIVDFLGRPADLEVWVKVRKNWRKDPRSLKEFGYLS
- a CDS encoding fused MFS/spermidine synthase, which translates into the protein MARYSVLAFLGAFLLFQVELISGQLVLPIYGGGYQIWTTCLLFFQGLLFLGYLYAYFIPRRISSERFVRLHLSLLALSAVVMPWRFPRHAWTGQPAADMLFRLAIFLGLPFLLLSATSTMAQALYAQTPESKCRSPYSIYGWSNLGSVLGLLSYPLVLEPAFNLKTIYLLWRLLFVAYIAAFLPLLRQKYQRLPEAAGPFDDIKPSQAAFLWFLLPATTSAALITATNYVNTMTSPMPLTWMVPLLIYLLSFAAYFLETPHKKHILGSAFLLAAAAALYLAKAPHVTASLMIVCMSNLALMLGCLFLHRELYGIKPGHGLLSRYYLYIAAGGLCGTAVICLGLPILARHVFARYADIDAVLIMFAACALLLFFVRRLAGGRKYAAAAAIVLIGVLISNRPVPGPKTVEALRNFYGVYHVKDDLARGMRIMSHGATPHGMQYLAEGKRSTPLLYYGANSPVRDVFAISAAARDVALVGLGAGDLLPYARPGSRWSIYELDPDVIELARKHFTFLADSQAELRYLVGDARMTLAKEPPLSLDLILLDAFNGANIPFHLLTSEAMQLYRAKLKDGGMLVIHCSSNYFFLPPVLAADTQALGMAGFAKDSDPAAEGGDSPYLHGSQWFAATSDESLAAKLRSAGWSPLRADPSRAWSDGYKNVFRAMRFQ
- the speA gene encoding biosynthetic arginine decarboxylase, coding for MAKPWTTDDSAKLYNLDGWSLKYFDINSEGNLIVHPRRSAELSIDVKKVVDDVIARGIRLPVLFRFQDILRHRVTLLNESFRKAIEDHKYKGRYYGVYPIKVNQLCEVVEEILDAGQPYQYGLEAGSKGELLAVLAMNGPESLTILNGYKDESMMRLALLGVKLGKKVIVVIEKPSEIALLLKASRDTGVRPLIGLRSKLQTQGTGRWKYSAGHTSKFGLSSPELLGAVEAFAAAGMGDCVKLLHFHIGSQVSDIQVIKDAVKEGARVYAKLRKKKLDIEYLDCGGGLGVDYDGSHTAVDSSTNYTPREYVNGLVYTIKEVCKQEKVPEPNIVTESGRSIVAHHSLMVVDAVGIIDSGATPVELPQTEKEAEPVTEMRLTLKELNPKNLAESYHDAVQRREEAFSMFKLGYLELEDKAKVENLFWLICREIDKHLPKAKYISEDILDMIKTVRSQYLCNFSVFQSLPDSWAIGQLFPIMPLHRLQEEPDQRAALVDITCDSDGKIIQFACHRKTGGALPLHPLRNGEPYYLGFFLMGAYQATMGDIHNLFGRVNEVHVFEDADEPGGYYLEEVVHGQTVKDVLTSVQYLDAELIKLMKDQIENLVKAGTIKPREGVDYLDQYEAAMEHYTYIDRNAMRVVEEPPPAAEKEKPAQAQAQPPAPASAPAKPA